One window from the genome of Cucumis melo cultivar AY chromosome 12, USDA_Cmelo_AY_1.0, whole genome shotgun sequence encodes:
- the LOC127144501 gene encoding uncharacterized protein LOC127144501, translating into MQEQSRTNKAARQKQPYNHSSGSKSFLQRQYELAERRGQPVDRVELFRETHVRAGTFVSQAAEDAHNQMLELQSQPTPEGSQPLSEDEICDQVLGRRPGYSKGLGWGPKPKARRTASASSSSTSCSQSTQKEIELQAKLHEALERIEVQDRNHQALASQVEAMKKMIEDLTRAQQGPPHDP; encoded by the exons atgcaggagcaatcacggacaaacaaggctgctcgacagaagcagccttacaatcatagtagcgggtcgaagtcgtttctacaacgacagtatgagctcgctgaaagaagagggcagccggtcgatcgtgtggaattgttccgggaaacacacgttcgagctgggacattcgtgtcgcaggccgccgaggatgcgcat aatcaaatgctggaactccaatcccagcctaccccagagggtagtcagccactctctgaggatgagatatgcgatcaggtgttgggtcgacgaccaggctactcaaaaggccttggttggggacccaagccgaaggcccgcagaacggcaagtgcaagcagttcgtcgacatcttgttcgcagtccacacaaaaagagattgaattacaagctaaacttcatgaagctttggaacggattgaagtacaagatagaaatcaccaagcattagcttcacaagtggaagctatgaaaaagatgattgaagacctaactcgtgcacaacagggaccaccacatgatccctag